The Polymorphobacter megasporae genome window below encodes:
- a CDS encoding glycerophosphoryl diester phosphodiesterase membrane domain-containing protein, whose product MNYQISITGLWRETFAAATTGMQLYLPIAAAFVLLPGVAIELFGPALPKTPAELTPNLVFSALVLPSLIAIVAQAAIVRLAIDKASGIDRSVGEALLVALRLWPLLVVALLLAAVPIGAGLLLFIVPGLYMAGRLTLAMPLVIDGVVAPIAAVRRSWELTEGNGWRIIAFTIMWAAWFLALSAIAAIIGGGVATALNGLGAGAAGAVISSVIGGVVGALFTVFNAVGIALIYLRLRR is encoded by the coding sequence ATGAATTATCAGATCTCGATTACCGGATTGTGGCGGGAGACCTTCGCCGCAGCCACCACGGGAATGCAACTATACCTGCCGATCGCGGCGGCGTTCGTCCTGCTGCCCGGCGTCGCGATCGAGCTGTTTGGCCCGGCGCTGCCGAAAACTCCCGCCGAGCTGACGCCCAACCTCGTTTTCAGCGCGCTTGTGTTGCCGTCGCTGATCGCGATCGTAGCGCAGGCGGCGATCGTTAGGTTGGCGATCGACAAGGCGAGCGGGATCGACCGGTCGGTCGGTGAGGCGCTGCTCGTCGCCTTGCGGCTATGGCCGCTGCTTGTCGTCGCGCTGCTGCTCGCGGCAGTGCCGATCGGCGCGGGGCTGCTGCTGTTCATCGTCCCCGGCCTTTACATGGCGGGTCGGCTGACGCTGGCGATGCCGCTCGTCATCGACGGCGTCGTGGCCCCGATCGCTGCGGTCCGGCGAAGCTGGGAGCTGACCGAGGGCAACGGCTGGCGGATCATCGCCTTCACAATCATGTGGGCGGCGTGGTTCCTCGCGCTGTCGGCAATCGCCGCGATCATCGGCGGCGGCGTGGCGACGGCGCTGAACGGGCTCGGTGCGGGCGCCGCGGGAGCGGTAATCTCGAGCGTAATCGGCGGAGTCGTCGGCGCGCTGTTCACGGTGTTCAACGCGGTCGGTATAGCGCTGATCTACCTGCGGTTGCGGCGCTAA
- the grxD gene encoding Grx4 family monothiol glutaredoxin, with protein sequence MTDINAKIGALVGGTDVVLFMKGTPLFPQCGFSSTAIQILERLGVDYETVDVLADPEVRSGIKAYSDWPTVPQLYVKGEFVGGSDIMMEMFQSGELETMVTEKGVARAA encoded by the coding sequence ATGACCGATATCAATGCGAAGATCGGTGCGCTCGTCGGCGGCACCGACGTCGTGCTGTTCATGAAGGGGACGCCGCTGTTCCCGCAGTGCGGCTTCTCGTCGACCGCGATCCAGATCCTCGAGCGCCTCGGCGTCGATTACGAGACCGTCGACGTCCTCGCAGACCCCGAGGTCCGCTCGGGCATCAAGGCGTATAGCGACTGGCCGACGGTGCCGCAGTTGTACGTCAAGGGCGAGTTCGTCGGCGGCTCCGACATCATGATGGAGATGTTCCAGTCAGGCGAACTCGAGACGATGGTGACCGAAAAGGGCGTCGCGCGCGCTGCTTGA
- a CDS encoding BolA family protein — protein MGMAAADIEAAIVAALPDAQVTITDLAGDGDHYSARVVSGAFAGMPRVRQHQLVYNALGGRMGGELHALQLTTALPVQETTP, from the coding sequence ATGGGTATGGCAGCCGCCGACATCGAGGCTGCGATCGTTGCCGCGCTACCCGACGCGCAGGTAACGATCACCGATCTTGCCGGCGACGGCGACCATTATAGCGCGCGCGTCGTCTCCGGTGCGTTCGCTGGCATGCCTCGCGTCCGCCAGCACCAGCTCGTCTACAATGCCCTCGGCGGCAGGATGGGCGGCGAGTTGCATGCTCTCCAGTTGACCACAGCGCTTCCCGTTCAGGAGACCACACCATGA
- a CDS encoding DUF1476 domain-containing protein: protein MTTFDEREAGFEAKFTHDADVEFRITARANKLLGMWTAGKLGMTPEASEDYARAVVHAEFEKSGHEGVFDKIVTDLKVRDLGVTDEDVRAAMAAAQAEARHQIMDVA, encoded by the coding sequence ATGACGACATTCGACGAGCGCGAAGCGGGCTTCGAGGCCAAATTCACCCACGACGCCGACGTCGAGTTCCGCATCACTGCGCGCGCAAACAAGCTGCTCGGGATGTGGACGGCGGGCAAGCTCGGGATGACACCCGAAGCCAGCGAAGATTACGCCCGCGCCGTCGTCCACGCCGAGTTCGAGAAGAGCGGCCACGAAGGTGTGTTCGACAAGATCGTCACCGACCTGAAGGTCCGCGATCTCGGGGTTACTGACGAAGATGTCCGCGCGGCGATGGCGGCAGCGCAGGCCGAAGCCCGCCACCAGATCATGGACGTTGCCTGA
- a CDS encoding DUF4349 domain-containing protein: MAKLRVALLLGLTVAACGRKGDTGAPTPQISVAPAGVKSAAPSRSGPGQPPSAHHDGAAFIAYSYSLGFELPARRIDEVQRAHRTACEALGPSRCQLINASRSGGEGDAAEAHLDLRIVPDEVKSFEARLAATTGDAGGTMLTSSVTGEDITRELIDADAALKAKRTLRDRLQTLLEHREGRLSDLLAVEKALSETQQQLDTATAELSELQQRVSFSKLSIDYRSTQPLGSTARPLATAVAEAGQTISTSLALLLTVVVAVVPWLVPAGLLLWLAGKLRARRDARRKGSLIPPP; encoded by the coding sequence ATGGCGAAGCTGCGGGTAGCGTTGCTCCTTGGGCTGACCGTCGCCGCGTGCGGCCGCAAGGGCGATACTGGCGCGCCGACACCGCAAATTTCTGTCGCCCCAGCTGGCGTGAAGAGTGCGGCGCCGTCACGATCCGGGCCCGGGCAGCCGCCATCGGCGCATCACGACGGTGCTGCGTTTATCGCTTACAGCTACAGCCTGGGTTTCGAACTTCCCGCGCGTCGCATCGACGAAGTGCAGCGCGCGCATCGGACTGCGTGCGAGGCACTGGGTCCGTCGCGATGCCAGCTGATCAATGCATCGCGCAGCGGCGGCGAAGGTGATGCCGCCGAGGCGCATCTCGACCTGCGCATCGTTCCGGACGAGGTGAAATCATTCGAAGCGCGACTCGCTGCGACGACCGGCGATGCCGGCGGGACGATGCTTACCAGCAGCGTCACGGGCGAAGATATTACGCGCGAGCTGATCGACGCCGACGCCGCGCTCAAGGCGAAGCGGACCCTGCGCGACAGGCTGCAGACGTTGCTCGAACACCGCGAGGGACGGCTGTCGGACCTGCTAGCGGTGGAGAAAGCGCTGAGCGAGACCCAGCAGCAGCTCGACACCGCGACCGCCGAATTGAGCGAGCTCCAGCAGCGCGTCAGTTTCTCGAAGCTCAGCATCGATTATCGCTCGACGCAGCCGCTCGGCTCGACCGCGCGTCCGCTAGCGACTGCGGTGGCGGAGGCCGGCCAGACGATTTCGACGAGTCTCGCCCTGCTGTTGACGGTGGTGGTGGCCGTCGTGCCGTGGCTCGTGCCCGCAGGGCTGCTGCTTTGGCTGGCCGGCAAACTTCGCGCTCGGCGCGATGCGCGGCGAAAAGGATCGCTCATTCCGCCGCCGTGA